A stretch of Hominilimicola fabiformis DNA encodes these proteins:
- a CDS encoding DUF3848 domain-containing protein: MKYKVTNNVEMLNEEFNLEEYNMTNDDYVNDYIDAESEEEAIRTAMDYLSEQIQNNGFDVKVNEEEKEMTVYKDDEPLEKWNNFRAEEQVRDIDIENVDIFFVQNDEFVEMYYNPDAIAGGQVVYNTIPYELVHQATEQATNQESVVKDFFEHLDAGCKQYLIDKGDSEFENACKELIERANEIAGKPEGVKQGIDGRWFGTMEKMQKYAFSQILCDRAEAEQQAYIRDLREKSPNVIIDVSYQKAVRDELLYTLKETDLSVNQLKNLLKHEYPLEACYNEWVKNNLSMKEILEVSIHNCADNEFQDVQQESAIEDMEM, from the coding sequence ATGAAGTATAAAGTAACTAATAATGTTGAAATGTTGAATGAAGAATTTAACTTGGAAGAATATAATATGACAAATGATGATTATGTAAATGATTACATTGATGCGGAAAGTGAAGAAGAAGCGATCCGTACAGCAATGGATTATTTATCTGAGCAAATTCAAAATAACGGATTTGATGTTAAAGTTAATGAAGAAGAAAAGGAAATGACAGTCTATAAAGATGACGAACCTCTTGAAAAATGGAACAATTTCCGTGCGGAAGAACAAGTACGTGATATTGATATTGAGAACGTAGATATATTTTTCGTGCAAAATGATGAATTTGTGGAAATGTATTATAATCCTGACGCAATAGCCGGCGGTCAAGTTGTTTATAATACAATCCCATATGAACTTGTTCATCAGGCTACAGAACAGGCAACAAATCAAGAAAGTGTGGTGAAAGATTTTTTTGAACATCTTGATGCCGGTTGTAAACAATACTTGATTGACAAGGGAGACTCAGAGTTTGAAAATGCTTGCAAAGAACTTATTGAACGTGCCAATGAAATTGCCGGCAAACCTGAGGGAGTAAAACAAGGTATAGATGGTCGTTGGTTTGGTACAATGGAAAAAATGCAGAAATATGCGTTTTCACAAATTCTTTGCGATAGAGCTGAAGCAGAACAACAAGCTTACATACGAGATTTGAGAGAAAAATCTCCGAATGTGATAATTGATGTATCATATCAAAAAGCCGTTCGTGATGAATTGCTTTATACTTTAAAGGAAACCGATTTAAGTGTAAATCAATTAAAAAATCTTTTGAAACACGAATATCCGCTTGAAGCTTGCTATAATGAATGGGTAAAAAACAACTTGTCAATGAAAGAAATTTTGGAAGTATCGATACATAATTGTGCTGATAATGAATTTCAAGATGTACAACAGGAAAGTGCTATTGAAGATATGGAAATGTAG
- a CDS encoding MobC family plasmid mobilization relaxosome protein: protein MKNRRLEIRLTEDELYEIDNRSKKLRMSRSKFLLQAALHQKIIVLDSTSIKQLTSELRKIGININQIAILCNMGKLECVHIEDTKSEITKVWEELNKLRKDVKKLNNEN from the coding sequence AATACGATTAACGGAAGATGAATTATATGAAATAGATAACAGATCAAAAAAATTACGAATGTCAAGGAGTAAATTTTTATTACAAGCAGCACTTCATCAGAAGATAATAGTATTGGACAGTACGTCAATAAAACAACTTACTTCAGAACTTCGCAAAATCGGTATCAATATAAATCAGATTGCGATATTGTGCAATATGGGCAAATTAGAATGTGTCCATATTGAAGATACAAAATCTGAAATTACAAAGGTTTGGGAAGAATTGAATAAATTGCGAAAGGACGTAAAGAAACTAAACAATGAAAATTAA
- a CDS encoding relaxase/mobilization nuclease domain-containing protein, whose protein sequence is MAIIKMIKNPPKTKSNLKKLMNYITQPAKTRPDLVGGFNCDWENAYDEFTHTKKDFDKEDGIQARHMVMSFDVNDDVTVESAKQIGDELLQHKLFENFQVVYAVHKDKDHVHIHFCINSVNLENGKRWHQTSADLKSLKLRSNDLCRKYNLSEIELNQDKGSRTDSEINNRFESWKYELYLAAVNSSRRASSIDEFKFVMNELGYTVDWEDNKKYITFTNPNGQKCRNRKMYPKYLFTKENLQKQFQDNSTTYSPEELKKIQKQFIDRVKSVEQQYPLSYIVSNDEKQTSMKYEKWYDKNREYLIDDDKYDVYKSLGYALKYSTSRDEFVSKLNKNGMNAEFDDETNITVFESRQGIEYGNYEMYQGEKYSPNELEKVFVKNRTEKDFYSSYWDCVKKSKSMKDFQEMMRDKGYGYSYENDKYIFFSCDNSTVINSQRIDDKVLQCFENKMNIYLSRIKWQSQTIDDFIEKLNKSGCSISTIAGKTVFKMGGYFFVNDDFQINSIKKDLNRRSDIKELMKSVGHSKMYALSKASFIHQLEEQGYKVEWNNDNILFILPNGKSYLNTELNPKADWFNVQTIEKQIHINLDRYIKNLMRQVHSTMDFVELLKSEQSNITGVTSSETMTKHDIEEILKDVELDFRSLNEYYDLKNDKTELQNAIWQCSRCSLSKDDFILKMEQLGYKVEWEKTVEYDTVENENTNVSVGSTTFSTDEDLKYDSKIVFTTPFGNKFNNKDFKRPDLYSSDALLKKFQNNNVMNDFDILISFLRLFNSNDRAPVSSAMSLVGSDLNGEKLKEFMYHFEQGTASIYNKNLNNDLSM, encoded by the coding sequence ATGGCAATTATAAAAATGATAAAAAATCCGCCAAAGACTAAGTCGAATTTAAAAAAGCTGATGAATTATATTACACAGCCTGCTAAAACACGACCTGATCTTGTAGGCGGATTTAATTGTGATTGGGAAAATGCATATGATGAATTTACTCATACGAAGAAGGATTTTGATAAGGAGGATGGTATACAGGCAAGACATATGGTGATGTCATTTGATGTGAATGATGATGTTACTGTTGAGTCGGCTAAACAAATAGGCGATGAACTTCTTCAGCATAAATTATTTGAAAATTTCCAAGTAGTCTATGCAGTCCATAAGGATAAAGACCATGTACATATACACTTTTGTATTAACTCGGTCAATTTGGAAAACGGCAAACGTTGGCATCAAACGTCTGCCGATTTAAAATCTTTAAAACTTAGGTCAAATGACCTATGCCGAAAATACAACTTATCGGAAATTGAACTGAATCAAGATAAAGGCTCAAGGACTGATTCTGAAATAAATAACAGATTTGAAAGCTGGAAATACGAATTGTATTTAGCAGCAGTCAATTCATCAAGACGTGCAAGTAGCATTGATGAGTTTAAATTTGTTATGAATGAATTGGGATATACGGTTGATTGGGAGGATAATAAAAAGTATATAACTTTTACTAATCCCAACGGTCAAAAATGTCGTAATAGAAAGATGTATCCAAAGTATTTGTTTACAAAGGAAAATCTACAAAAACAATTTCAAGATAATTCAACAACATATTCACCGGAAGAATTAAAAAAGATACAAAAACAATTTATTGATAGAGTTAAATCTGTTGAACAGCAGTATCCGCTATCATATATAGTTAGCAATGATGAAAAACAAACTTCTATGAAATATGAAAAATGGTACGATAAGAACCGTGAGTATTTAATCGATGATGATAAATATGATGTTTACAAAAGCTTGGGATATGCTTTAAAGTATTCAACAAGCCGAGATGAATTTGTCAGTAAGTTAAATAAAAACGGTATGAATGCCGAATTTGACGATGAAACAAATATCACTGTATTTGAAAGTAGGCAAGGCATTGAATATGGCAATTACGAAATGTATCAAGGGGAAAAATATTCACCAAACGAACTTGAAAAAGTTTTTGTGAAAAATCGAACGGAAAAAGATTTTTATTCATCATATTGGGATTGCGTAAAAAAATCTAAGTCCATGAAAGACTTCCAAGAGATGATGAGGGATAAAGGGTATGGGTATTCATATGAAAATGATAAATATATCTTCTTTTCTTGTGACAATAGTACAGTGATTAACTCTCAAAGAATTGATGACAAAGTATTACAATGCTTTGAAAATAAAATGAATATATATTTATCAAGGATAAAGTGGCAATCTCAAACTATTGATGATTTTATTGAAAAGCTGAATAAAAGTGGTTGTAGTATTAGTACGATTGCCGGAAAGACAGTATTTAAAATGGGAGGTTATTTTTTTGTAAATGATGACTTTCAAATAAATAGTATCAAAAAAGATTTGAATAGACGTAGTGACATAAAAGAATTGATGAAATCAGTCGGGCATTCAAAAATGTATGCACTTTCAAAAGCAAGCTTTATACATCAATTAGAAGAACAAGGCTATAAGGTTGAATGGAACAATGATAATATATTGTTTATCTTGCCAAACGGCAAAAGCTATTTGAATACAGAGTTGAATCCTAAAGCTGATTGGTTTAATGTGCAAACTATTGAAAAACAAATACATATAAATCTTGATAGATATATAAAAAATCTTATGCGACAAGTCCATAGTACAATGGACTTTGTAGAACTATTGAAAAGTGAACAAAGCAATATTACCGGAGTAACATCTTCCGAAACTATGACGAAACATGATATTGAAGAAATTCTTAAAGATGTTGAACTTGATTTCCGCTCTTTAAATGAATATTATGATTTGAAGAATGATAAAACTGAATTGCAAAATGCTATATGGCAGTGCAGTCGATGTTCATTATCAAAAGATGATTTTATATTAAAAATGGAGCAGTTGGGATATAAAGTTGAGTGGGAAAAAACAGTAGAATATGATACGGTGGAGAATGAAAATACAAATGTTTCGGTTGGAAGCACAACATTTTCAACTGATGAAGATTTGAAGTATGACAGTAAAATTGTATTTACAACACCATTCGGAAATAAATTTAATAATAAGGATTTTAAACGTCCTGATTTATATTCTTCTGACGCACTTTTAAAGAAATTTCAGAACAATAATGTTATGAATGACTTCGATATATTGATTAGTTTTTTGAGATTATTCAATTCAAATGACAGAGCACCTGTTTCATCAGCTATGTCACTTGTCGGTTCGGACTTGAATGGTGAAAAGTTAAAAGAATTTATGTACCACTTTGAACAGGGTACTGCAAGTATATATAATAAAAACTTAAATAATGATTTGAGTATGTAG